The following proteins are co-located in the Urocitellus parryii isolate mUroPar1 chromosome 15, mUroPar1.hap1, whole genome shotgun sequence genome:
- the LOC144250336 gene encoding leukocyte immunoglobulin-like receptor subfamily A member 6, giving the protein MTPTLMALLCLGLSLGPGTRGQAGTLPKPTLWAEPGSVIAWGRPVTIWCEGPLEAQEFRLDKEGRSVPWVRQSPKGPRKKAKFFIPTMTEHQAGRYQCLYLSPAGWSERSDPLELVVTGSYSKPWLSALPSPVVTSGGNVTLQCGSGQGYGRFVLTKEGGHHLTWTLDSQRHPSGHVQALLPVGPVTPSHRWTFTCYGYYRSHPQVWSGPSDPLELLVSGVSRKPSLLTQQGPVLAPGETLTLQCHSDVTYDRFALSKEGAQDLPQRPAQQPQAGLSQADFLLGPVSSSHGGQYRCYGGHSLSSEWSAPSDPLDILVSGQLPVTPSLSVQPGPTVSSGENVTLLCQSNWMDTFLLCKEGAAGPPLRLRAEYRAPWYQAEFSMRAVTPALGGTYRCYGSHSSFPYLLSWPSAPLDLVVSGPSGGPSPPPSGPRSPAGGPEDQPPTSMDSGSQSGLGRHLLVLVGVSVAVLLLLLLLVLLLLWHHSRRRKAAQTDAGFQRPAGATKAGPQDRGQQKRSCPAAAPAAQEEAVYASVKDPQPEDGVELDTRGPPDGDPQGVTYAQVEHSGLRRGGSSPLPPLLGQFLGTEDAEDGQTDTQDAASEGPQEVTYAQLCRWTLRRGAAAPPSSQEEQPPAEPSVYAALATAHPGAVPKDTP; this is encoded by the exons ATGACCCCCACCCTCATGGCCCTGCTCTGCCTGG GGCTGAGTCTGGGCCCCGGGACCCGAGGGCAGGCAG GGACCCTCCCTAAGCCCACCCTGTGGGCTGAGCCAGGCTCTGTGATCGCCTGGGGAAGGCCAGTGACCATCTGGTGTGAGGGGCCCCTGGAGGCCCAGGAGTTCCGTCTGGATAAAGAGGGAAGGTCAGTGCCCTGGGTCAGACAGAGCCCAAAGGGGCCCAGGAAAAAGGCTAAGTTCTTCATCCCAACCATGACTGAGCACCAGGCAGGGAGATATCAATGCCTCTATCTCAGCCCTGCTGGGTGGTCAGAGCGCAGTGACCCTCTGGAGCTGGTGGTGACAG GATCCTACAGCAAACCCTGGctctcagccctgcccagccctgtggTGACCTCAGGAGGGAACGTGACCCTCCAGTGTGGCTCAGGGCAGGGATATGGCAGGTTTGTTCTCACCAAGGAAGGAGGACACCACCTCACCTGGACCCTGGACTCACAGCGACACCCCAGTGGGCAtgtccaggccctgctccctgtgggccctgtgACCCCCAGCCACAGGTGGACATTCACATGCTACGGCTATTACAGGAGCCACCCCCAGGTGTGGTCAGGACCCAGTGACCCCCTGGAGCTCCTGGTCTCAG gggtgtccaggaagccctccctccTGACCCAGCAGGGCCCTGTCCTGGCCCCTGGAGAGACCCTGACCCTCCAGTGTCACTCAGACGTCACCTATGACAGATTCGCTCTGTCCAAGGAGGGGGCACAGGACCTCCCCCAGCGCcctgcccagcagccccaggctgggctctCTCAGGCCGACTTCCTGCTGGGCCCTGTGAGCAGCTCCCACGGGGGTCAGTACAGGTGCTACGGTGGACACAGCCTCTCCTCTGAGTGGTCAGCCCCCAGTGACCCCCTGGACATCCTGGTCTCAG gaCAGCTCCCTGTCACACCCTCCCTCTCAGTGCAGCCTGGTCCCACAGTGTCCTCAGGAGAGAATGTCACCCTGCTGTGTCAGTCAAACTGGATGGACACTTTCCTCCTGTGCAAGGAGGGGGCAGCTGGTCCCCCCCTGCGTCTGAGAGCAGAGTACCGAGCCCCATGGTACCAGGCAGAGTTCTCCATGAGAGCTGTGACCCCAGCCCTCGGGGGGACCTACAGGTGCTATGGCTCTCACAGCTCATTCCCCTACCTGCTGTCATGGCCCAGTGCCCCCCTGGACCTGGTGGTCTCAG GACCCTCTGGGGGACCCAGCCCCCCACCCTCAGGACCCAGGTCACCAGCTG gagGCCCTGAGGACCAGCCCCCCACCTCCATGGACTCAGGATCCCAGAGTG GACTGGGAAGGCACCTGCTGGTTCTGGTCGGGGTCTCAGTGGCcgtcctcctgctgctcctcctcctcgtcctcctcctcctctggcatCACAGCAGACGCAGGAAGGCAG CCCAGACAGACGCTGGCTTCCAGAGACCTGCAGGGGCCACAAAGGCAGGACCCCAGGACAGAGGCCAGCAGAAGAG ATCCTGTCCAGCGGCTGCCCCTGCTGCCCAGGAAGAAGCCGTCT ACGCTTCTGTGAAGGACCCTCAGCCTGAGGACGGGGTGGAGCTGGACACTCGG GGCCCACCTGACGGAGACCCCCAGGGAGTGACATATGCCCAGGTGGAGCACTCAGGACTCAGGAGGGGCGGgagctcccccctccccccgctgTTGGGGCAGTTCCTGGGCACAGAGGACGCAGAGGACGGACAGACGGACACTCAG GATGCTGCATCTGAGGGTCCCCAGGAGGTGACCTACGCCCAGCTGTGCAGATGGACACTCAGACGGGGGGCcgctgcccctccctcctcccaggaaGAGCAGCCCCCAGCGGAGCCCAGTGTGTACGCTGCTCTGGCCACCGCTCACCCTGGAGCTGTCCCCAAGGACACTCCCTAG